GTCCTCCATGTTTGTAGAAGATCACACCCATCTGCTTTTCTGGGATCTTGAAAGTAGACTGGAGTCTGAGCAGCGATGGAAGTCTGGTCTTTGTAGCGGTTCTGGTGAAGCTTGAGAACATTGTATCTATTAAAGTAAAATCTGACTCTAGGTATCGGGAATATGTCTAGCCGTGGGATTACTTACGAAACAGGAGGAAAAGACAAAACGATAAcgttggaaaagaaaaacttAAACACTAAGTTAAACGGTCAGATGAAATGTATATCCTTTTATACTTCTCAAAGCTTTTCCCCGTAATTCCAtttactttatttccaaaatataatGACAAACGACAACAATGGCTCTGAGTttatctaaaaaaaaaaaatcgctCAAGACAATACGGCTCTCTGCATCAAATTCATCACATTTCGGAAAGCTTTCGCACCAAGAGGGGGTGCGTGGGGTGACTTTTGACGGGGCGTACATAATTCGTAATCGACCAAAAACTCCGATTAGGCATCCGTTTTCCGCGCTCGGCAAAGTTTCCGTCCACCTCTTTTCCTCTTATTTTTACATTTACTTAGCTTTCTGCTGCTCTCCTTCTGTCTTCTCATCCATATTGAATATCCGCCAAGGCCAACCATTTGAGTGGTACACGTACGCCGTTTGTAATATTGTGCAGTAAGAGCCGAAAAATCGTCACAGTTTCTCCGCTTTTACCCTCTAcgctttttcaatttttctcatgtttttctcattttttttttttctcctttctttttcgtGTTTTCTCTTCCACCAATAAAAACTGTATGTACAACATTGAACTCAAATGGTGCTAATGAACTCCACATTAGGCTGAAAACATTTTCTCCGTTTCACACTTAGAAAAAGTGGTGTTTAGTGACTACACCAACCAGTTTGAATGATGCCTATGGTTGgaaaattttgtatttaaaTCGCATTATGCCGTTTGTTACAGTAAAACGTTCAAACTCGCAGAATTCTTCAGCCTCATTAATTCTGAAATAACACTACATTTTAATTCAATGTTTAGCCCGGAATTCGATTCTCCCAATACACCCCAGGGTTTTTGTGTATATTACCACCAAATACGTACAATTAATTGCAACGAAATAAGCTTGTGATCTGATTGGCTACCcaattactttttttttgtatttccCTATACCAACCGGCTTGTTTGGCTTTTCACGATACATTCTAACGTTTTTTGAAAACGGTAGACAGTGTAAGTGACTTCGTTGTATAGATCCTCAACACAGGAACGAGTATTTTTACCCaatatacatattcatTGAGTAGATGATCTTACCTTGCATTATATTCTTTCATTGCAACATTAATAATTAGCTGTTTTTCAAATGAAAGGCTTTGAATATCAGGCATTATGCCTTCTCCGTTCCGTGACTTGACTTCTTTCATCGGTAGCCGATCATTTCCGTGTTCTCGGAGTCTGtgttttcaattttttttttcgctgcTCAagtagagaagaaaaaaaaaagttgtacCCGTGAtcaaattttctttctaatTTTTCAGTCCCCCatgttttcctttttttccccctcgTCTCGATTTGGTATGTCGAGGGGAAATTGAATCATTTCCTATATCCAAATTGCAAggctcttttctttattgcaAGCttttcagaaaaaaaaaattaactttgaaaagcaatatATACAAACCACATTCAAGATTACCCTCCAGCAGAATAATAAGATCAATTCCTTTTGTTAATGTCTTTGTTGCCACACAGTCATGTTTCTTCGAATCAGAACAATGGGATGGAAAGTTTACGAGCTAATTTTTAATTCTCCAAAATTATGATTCATTGAatacaaaatttttaacatgtcaagaaaatttgaatcATAAGggatttgaatatattccTCACAGCATATCACTGAATCATGGCATTGATACTTTAAATGATGTCTACTGTACACACTGAAAAATCCTGATCGGGCAGGTGTCTATGTTAACATCGGAAATGCTTGAAAGTTGATCAACCAACCGACTCATTTTTTCGTCGAACACGTACCAAACTTAATTTAGCTAAGCGTCCTTCCATAATGCAACTGCACGGGATGAAATAATATACGATTTTGGATAATCAGACTAGTTTTAACTGATCTAAGATCTGCAATGAATTTTCATGCTTATTCAtgtctatttttattcatcgCTCTCCCAATCTTCGGCCTCGTTCCCCTCAGAATCAGGAATGTAATCAGGATCTTCATCTGAATCTTGATCGCTCTCTAACTCTGCAACTAGCTGTAATGTTTCTTTCGAGCATAGCACATCTATATCAACGGCTTTATTGCCATCCTCGTCTCTCTCCATATTCTCTTCATACTTCCACAAATCTGACACTTGATGCTTTAATATGGCAGTGGTGTaaattccaaaaagaaCCATTGGCGAAACGTATAAAAGTGCAGGCTGGCCTGCCTGATATATCTGTGATGCAGCCATTGCCATGATGATGGAAATTATGTATGAAACCAGagaagcaaagaaatatgGCTTGCTGTACTTCTGGAGATGGTGGAACTCGGTTAATTTGTGAGAAGCATGAAAGTTATACAAGTCGTATCTTAAGCAGAGTGCAATGACCACACCCGGCAAAACTATATCCCCAAGTCCCAACATTGAAGTTGCAATGACATCTGTCTTTCTAGAGGCATATCTTGGGAAGACAAGTTTTGCGGGAACATTAATGTTCAATGCAACTGATTCCATCACGCTCGTGCCAAATACAAAATAGATGTCATATATGCAGAACATTACTAATATGAGAGTGGCCGTGCGGAAGCTGGTAATTCTCAGGCGAAAAATACCATATATACTAGTTAGAGAGGCTGCCGTGTTTGATAAAAACCAGATTTTACCATAGTCAAGAAGCGCAAATGACGCATTTAACGTCATGCCCACAAACGAGCAATACAAATCACCACGGGTGAAATACTGATTCCAAATCTGATCCTTTGGTTGGATATCGTCTCTCACACGAAGCAAAGCATCTTCTTTAATGACTCTCTCCCTTTCTGTACTTTCTGGCAAGATCGTCTCCGATTCCATACCGTTCGAATGAATTTTCGTGTCCTTGGAGAGGGATAAACAGTACCGTGGATTGAATGTTAAACTGCTGACTCCTGTCCAATGTGCCATTTTTCGACAGGCCACTTTGtataaaaatttgaaagtatatgaaaatgatgtATTACTGATaatcaaaaagaatgcGTTAATGAGATTGCTGAGAGTTGCGGCGtcaatcttcttcaacaggAAGTACAAAGACAGCAAACCAATGCATGAAAGGAATGGCATAAAAATTGCATTTGGCGTATCTATACTTTCCAGTTTATTTGAAGTCTTGTCTTTGTCTGATTGATCAAACAATGGATGTGCAGGATTCGGCTCGAGAGCATTCATTGGTTTCTCAATTGTGGCATAGGAACCAATGATGATTATAGTCAATGCGGTGGTCATAATTAATAATTCGGATAATATACACCCATTACGTTCATCATGTAGCATTTCGTGATCAAATATTGTAAATGACACTTCCCTAGACAATGCACGTGCATATTGTCTGCAAATATGGATTGCATTTGGGATGTCAGAAAAGTTGCCATTCAAAATCGCATTGAATTTTGGCGAGAGATTCGTTAGATACGATGAATTCATCgttatcaaagaaatatcagCAGTTCGTGTGATAAATATGACACCTTTAATGATAAGGCCTGGATTTGTagttgatgatgaatgAATTTCTAGGAATATAAACATTAAATTAAGACTATCAAATTGACAATATTTTCCTGCACAAATTGTCAGACATCGAGTATTTCTAATCGACGCGTCTTTAGATGGACCACCTGTCGTGTTTTTCGTTAATGGAAAATTCCATG
This sequence is a window from Brettanomyces bruxellensis chromosome 5, complete sequence. Protein-coding genes within it:
- a CDS encoding uncharacterized protein (MEROPS:MER0014430~BUSCO:EOG09263S2P) produces the protein MNSSYLTNLSPKFNAILNGNFSDIPNAIHICRQYARALSREVSFTIFDHEMLHDERNGCILSELLIMTTALTIIIIGSYATIEKPMNALEPNPAHPLFDQSDKDKTSNKLESIDTPNAIFMPFLSCIGLLSLYFLLKKIDAATLSNLINAFFLIISNTSFSYTFKFLYKVACRKMAHWTGVSSLTFNPRYCLSLSKDTKIHSNGMESETILPESTERERVIKEDALLRVRDDIQPKDQIWNQYFTRGDLYCSFVGMTLNASFALLDYGKIWFLSNTAASLTSIYGIFRLRITSFRTATLILVMFCIYDIYFVFGTSVMESVALNINVPAKLVFPRYASRKTDVIATSMLGLGDIVLPGVVIALCLRYDLYNFHASHKLTEFHHLQKYSKPYFFASLVSYIISIIMAMAASQIYQAGQPALLYVSPMVLFGIYTTAILKHQVSDLWKYEENMERDEDGNKAVDIDVLCSKETLQLVAELESDQDSDEDPDYIPDSEGNEAEDWESDE